A stretch of the Channa argus isolate prfri chromosome 9, Channa argus male v1.0, whole genome shotgun sequence genome encodes the following:
- the epsti1 gene encoding epithelial-stromal interaction protein 1, whose translation MDHNQRNPKQPNPKTNAHLRDDQSDPFGHNATPVNPERHAADSGNPQAADRQPRYSDGFTIIPPNQSRRSQMQTMAQKEEKDLQRWKETHRVTSVHMNPEMLGGNATLAEAREKQLASLRCCSVQKKLKQEDERRRKKQEEDEENERKKAEQRAKSERLEKKREQEQQRRREELQPDYLRRMENFLQSHERRAPGPLASSNATHTSSTSEASEGTQRQIPVKSTAEVQLEHQRVNSSWLDKLEAQARGGEREGVREQGASADFRHLPSTPTGHDAPMAPPKPDAEESCSSWMESADAEPDFDWALMKLMNSFPQYSKVSLEDILDQCDGDYDRAYMLLS comes from the exons ATGGATCACAATCAGAGAAATCCGAAGCAGCCGAACCCCAAGACGAACGCCCACCTCAGGGACGATCAGTCAGACCCTTTTGGACACAACGCGACACCTGTCAATCCAGAGAGACACGCAGCTGACAGTGGGAACCCTCAAGCCGCAGACAGACAGCCTCGGTA CTCAGATGGATTCACCATCATCCCACCGAATCAATCTCGGCGAAGCCAGATGCAAACGA tggctcaaaaagaagaaaaggatttacagagatggaaagagacacacagagtcACCTCTGTGCACATGAACCCAGAGATGCTGG GAGGCAACGCAACATTAGCTGAAGCCCGAGAGAAGCAGCTTGCAAGTTTGCGTTGCTGCAGTGTGCAGAAGAAG CTGAAGCAGGAagatgagaggaggaggaagaaacaagaggaggacgaggagaaTGAGCGAAAGAAAGCTGAACAGAGGGCGAAG AGTGAGCGTctggagaagaagagagagcaggagcagcagaggaggagggaggagctCCAGCCCGATTACCTCAG GAGAATGGAGAACTTTCTGCAGAGCCATGAGAGGAGAGCCCCAGGTCCGCTGGCATCCAGCAACGCCACACACACGTCATCCACG AGTGAGGCCTCGGAGgggacacagagacagattcCTGTGAAAAGCACGGCAGAAGTACAGCTGGAACATCAGAG GGTGAACTCATCCTGGCTGGACAAACTCGAGGCCCAAGCCAGAGGCGGCGAAAGGGAAGGCGTTCGGGAGCAGGGGGCCTCGGCTGATTTTAGACACCTTCCGTCCACCCCGACTGGACACGACGCTCCCATGGCTCCACCGAAACCAGATGCAGAagagagctgctccagctggaTGGAGAGCGCTG acGCGGAGCCTGACTTTGACTGGGCCTTGATGAAACTCATGAACAGCTTC
- the idh1 gene encoding isocitrate dehydrogenase [NADP] cytoplasmic, translating into MPQKIKAGSVVEMQGDEMTRVIWELIKEKLIFPYLELDLHSYDLGMENRDATDDRVTVEAAEAVRRYNVGIKCATITPDENRVEEFKLKQMWRSPNGTIRNILGGTVFREAIICKNIPRLVSGWVKPIIIGRHAHGDQYKATDFVVPGPGKVEMTYTPTNGQPVKYLVHEFEGTGGVALGMYNTDASIREFAHSSFQVSLSKGWPLYLSTKNTILKKYDGRFKDIFQEIYEKEYRAQFEAKGIWYEHRLIDDMVAQAMKSEGGFIWACKNYDGDVQSDSVAQGYGSLGLMTSVLMCPDGRTVEAEAAHGTVTRHYRQHQQGKETSTNPIASIFAWTRGLLHRAKLDNNAELRVFAEALEAVCIETIEAGFMTKDLAICIKGLPNVTRADYLNTFEFLDKLAENLKIKLASHPKL; encoded by the exons ATGCCTCAGAAGATCAAGGCAGGATCTGTGGTGGAGATGCAGGGAGATGAAATGACTCGAGTCATCTGGGAGCTCATCAAGGAGAAACTCATCTTCCCATACCTGGAGCTCGACCTGCACAG CTATGACCTTGGTATGGAGAATCGAGATGCGACAGATGACCGGGTGACGGTTGAGGCGGCGGAGGCCGTCCGCCGTTACAACGTGGGGATCAAGTGCGCGACCATCACGCCGGATGAAAACCGAGTGGAGGAGTTCAAGCTTAAGCAGATGTGGCGCTCGCCCAACGGCACCATCCGTAATATCCTAGGTGGCACAGTGTTCAGGGAGGCCATCATCTGTAAGAACATCCCGCGTCTAGTGTCTGGCTGGGTCAAACCCATCATCATTGGCAGGCACGCCCATGGAGACCAG TACAAAGCCACAGACTTTGTGGTGCCTGGGCCTGGGAAAGTGGAGATGACTTACACGCCCACAAACGGACAGCCAGTCAAATATCTTGTTCATGAGTTTGAGG GCACAGGCGGTGTGGCCTTGGGAATGTACAACACAGATGCGTCCATCAGAGAATTTGCCCACAGCTCCTTCCAGGTGTCTCTGTCTAAAGGCTGGCCTCTTTACCTCAGCACCAAGAACACCATCCTGAAGAAGTACGACGGTCGCTTCAAAGACATCTTCCAGGAGATCTATGAGAA GGAGTACCGTGCTCAGTTTGAGGCCAAAGGCATCTGGTATGAGCATCGCCTGATAGATGACATGGTGGCCCAGGCCATGAAATCTGAGGGAGGCTTCATCTGGGCCTGCAAAAACTACGATGGAGACGTACAATCGGACTCTGTGGCACAAG GCTACGGCTCCCTGGGTTTGATGACCAGTGTGCTGATGTGTCCTGATGGACGCACTGTGGAGGCTGAGGCTGCCCATGGCACCGTGACCCGTCACTACAGACAGCACCAGCAGGGAAAGGAGACCTCCACCAATCCTATag CCTCCATCTTTGCCTGGACACGGGGCCTGCTCCACCGGGCAAAGCTTGACAACAATGCAGAGCTGCGAGTGTTTGCTGAGGCACTGGAGGCTGTTTGCATTGAGACCATCGAGGCTGGTTTCATGACCAAGGATTTGGCTATTTGCATCAAAGGACTGCCAAA tgtGACACGTGCCGACTACTTGAACACCTTTGAGTTCTTGGACAAGCTGGCAGAGAACCTGAAGATTAAGCTGGCCAGCCACCCGAAACTGTGA